A window of Chitinophagales bacterium contains these coding sequences:
- a CDS encoding M20/M25/M40 family metallo-hydrolase, translating into MKQLLLTLGFVAISLFSFSQKLKKAEKQIVANLQSHIGFLADDKLEGRRAGTEGEKKAMDYISGQFQKIGIQPKGTEGYFQPFEIYDGKTIDPATHLILNGHDLKAGKDFYPLAFSANGSVEAFPAISLKEENTPWFVNVADILEDNEENPHFDLVTFLRDMAVDYKKMGATAMILYNIAGKEDNLVFNAKDRSELAPIPIVYITKATATQYLKDASASIDLKMKVEIGKKYRTGHNVVGYIDNGAANTVVLGAHFDHLGYGEDGNSMLRTSEKLIHNGADDNASGTAAMLELARLLKATKSKTSNYLFIAFSAEELGLNGSKYYTENPTIDLKSVNYMINMDMVGRLNDSTKALTVGGYGTSPVWGKLVNPGTKSYFVIKTDSSGTGPSDHTSFYRKDIPVLFFFTGLHTDYHRPSDDADKVNYIGEMRIIQYIQSIINGVNAEKSKLAFTKTRETQTTTSARFSVSLGVMPDYTYTGAGMRLDGISDGKAAQKAGLKAGDIITAIGPHSVSSVEGYMQALGKFKKGDKTTVKYKRGDTSGEVEVQF; encoded by the coding sequence ATGAAACAACTCCTTCTGACCCTCGGTTTTGTGGCTATTTCTCTTTTTTCCTTTTCCCAAAAGCTCAAAAAAGCCGAAAAACAGATCGTTGCCAACCTGCAATCCCATATTGGTTTTCTCGCCGATGATAAACTCGAAGGCCGACGCGCAGGTACCGAAGGAGAAAAAAAGGCCATGGACTATATCTCCGGCCAGTTTCAAAAAATAGGTATCCAACCCAAAGGAACCGAAGGTTATTTTCAGCCTTTTGAAATATATGATGGTAAAACCATCGATCCCGCCACACACCTGATCTTAAATGGCCATGACCTGAAAGCAGGCAAAGACTTTTACCCCTTGGCTTTTTCCGCCAACGGCAGCGTGGAAGCCTTTCCGGCCATCAGTCTGAAGGAAGAAAACACCCCCTGGTTTGTCAATGTGGCCGATATCCTGGAAGACAATGAAGAGAATCCGCATTTTGACCTGGTTACCTTTTTGCGGGATATGGCCGTGGATTATAAAAAGATGGGCGCTACCGCTATGATCTTATATAATATAGCGGGTAAAGAGGATAACCTGGTGTTTAACGCGAAAGACCGGAGTGAATTAGCACCCATTCCCATTGTTTACATAACCAAGGCCACAGCCACTCAATACCTGAAGGATGCCTCGGCCTCGATCGACCTGAAAATGAAAGTGGAGATCGGGAAGAAATACCGCACAGGACATAATGTAGTGGGTTATATTGACAATGGCGCGGCGAATACCGTGGTACTTGGTGCCCACTTTGATCACCTGGGTTATGGCGAAGATGGCAACTCGATGCTCCGCACCAGCGAGAAACTGATCCACAATGGCGCGGATGACAATGCGAGCGGTACAGCAGCCATGCTGGAACTGGCGCGTTTATTAAAAGCCACCAAATCCAAAACAAGCAATTACCTCTTTATCGCTTTCTCGGCCGAAGAGCTGGGATTGAATGGTTCAAAATATTATACCGAAAACCCAACCATCGATCTCAAATCGGTGAACTACATGATCAATATGGACATGGTGGGCCGGCTGAACGATAGCACCAAGGCGCTGACTGTGGGTGGGTATGGTACTTCACCGGTATGGGGCAAGCTGGTGAACCCGGGTACCAAATCATATTTTGTTATAAAAACAGACTCAAGTGGTACCGGTCCGAGTGACCATACCTCTTTTTACCGTAAGGATATTCCGGTGCTGTTCTTCTTCACCGGATTGCATACCGATTATCACCGTCCTTCGGATGATGCCGACAAAGTGAACTATATCGGTGAAATGCGGATCATTCAGTATATCCAAAGCATCATCAATGGAGTAAATGCCGAGAAATCCAAACTGGCCTTTACTAAAACCCGCGAAACACAAACCACTACCTCGGCACGCTTCTCCGTATCGCTGGGTGTTATGCCTGATTATACCTATACCGGTGCGGGTATGCGCCTGGATGGGATCAGCGATGGCAAGGCTGCGCAAAAAGCAGGGTTAAAGGCGGGCGATATCATTACTGCCATCGGGCCACATAGTGTGTCTTCTGTGGAAGGGTATATGCAGGCGTTGGGCAAGTTTAAAAAAGGTGATAAGACGACAGTGAAGTATAAGCGTGGGGATACGAGCGGTGAAGTTGAGGTGCAGTTTTAG
- a CDS encoding PorT family protein has protein sequence MKKKCTLLVLLTVMSTLIVTAQSDIYIKGGLNLANVSITDDGGIDDANTLGSFQVGFVGDIQLSKYISLQPGLLVTGKGSKTQSGNVGDANYYRASSNPIYLEIPANLVFRVPLEGPNSSFFFGAGPYVAMGFAGKRKAEGSVVGIDFSREDNIEFSDDDPTTSGEEGAGFGILKRWDYGLNGLVGFQADRAFIAVNYGHGLAKIQSGTTNGDDNNNKHRVLSFVVGFRL, from the coding sequence ATGAAGAAAAAATGCACCTTATTAGTACTGCTCACGGTAATGAGTACACTAATTGTCACCGCTCAGTCAGATATTTATATAAAAGGCGGTTTGAATCTCGCGAATGTATCCATCACGGATGACGGAGGTATTGATGATGCCAACACACTGGGCTCCTTCCAGGTGGGATTTGTGGGAGATATTCAGTTAAGTAAATACATTTCTTTACAACCCGGTCTGTTGGTTACGGGTAAAGGCTCCAAGACACAAAGCGGTAATGTGGGCGATGCCAATTATTACCGGGCCAGCAGCAATCCCATTTATCTCGAAATACCGGCCAATCTGGTCTTTCGTGTACCCTTAGAAGGACCGAATTCCTCCTTCTTTTTTGGCGCAGGTCCCTATGTAGCGATGGGATTTGCGGGTAAACGTAAAGCCGAAGGCTCTGTAGTGGGTATTGATTTTAGCAGAGAAGACAATATTGAATTTTCGGATGATGATCCCACTACTTCAGGTGAAGAAGGCGCCGGTTTCGGAATTTTAAAGCGTTGGGATTATGGGCTGAATGGATTGGTGGGCTTTCAGGCCGACCGAGCCTTTATTGCTGTGAATTATGGGCATGGATTAGCCAAGATCCAGTCGGGCACCACGAATGGGGATGACAATAATAATAAGCATAGGGTGTTGAGTTTTGTGGTAGGGTTTAGGTTGTGA
- the mnmH gene encoding tRNA 2-selenouridine(34) synthase MnmH, which produces MAISRLSIHEFLKASAGHPVLDVRSPGEYTHARFPGAISFPLFTDEERKVVGTLYKQKSREEAIKAGLDFFGPKMRTMVEKAEEIVQAQQPASKNIFVYCWRGGMRSAGVAWLLDLYGFKVHTLVGGYKSFRRFVLDSFLLPFQLRILGGYTGSGKTELLKNLQEKGAAIIDLEALANHKGSAFGNIGLPEQPSQEMFDNLLGLELYRLTGSGAITDTRRTMDRPIWLEDESQRIGKVNIHPEFWKQMRSSPIWFLDIPFEERLDHLVAEYGALDREKMIEAIGRISSRLGGLETKNATRFLQEGNTKESFRILLKYYDKWYHKGLHNRAGLETLLHTVLCEKVCADNTLKIIDL; this is translated from the coding sequence ATGGCTATCTCCCGCCTGTCCATCCACGAATTTTTAAAAGCATCTGCCGGTCACCCGGTACTGGATGTGCGGTCCCCGGGCGAATACACCCATGCTCGTTTTCCGGGTGCGATTTCCTTTCCCTTATTCACAGATGAAGAACGCAAGGTGGTGGGCACCCTCTACAAACAAAAAAGCCGCGAGGAGGCCATCAAGGCTGGTCTCGATTTTTTTGGTCCTAAAATGCGGACCATGGTCGAAAAGGCCGAAGAGATCGTACAAGCCCAACAACCCGCTTCCAAAAATATATTTGTCTACTGCTGGCGGGGCGGCATGCGCTCCGCCGGCGTAGCCTGGCTGCTTGACCTTTATGGGTTCAAGGTGCATACGCTTGTGGGTGGCTATAAAAGTTTCCGTCGTTTTGTACTCGATAGTTTTTTGTTGCCCTTTCAACTCCGCATCCTGGGGGGTTATACCGGATCTGGTAAGACCGAACTCCTGAAGAATCTCCAGGAAAAAGGCGCGGCCATCATTGACCTGGAAGCCCTGGCCAATCACAAAGGATCGGCCTTTGGGAATATTGGTTTGCCCGAACAACCCAGTCAGGAAATGTTTGACAACCTGTTGGGACTTGAACTCTACCGCCTCACAGGCAGTGGGGCCATAACTGATACACGCCGCACCATGGACCGGCCGATCTGGTTGGAAGATGAGAGCCAGCGGATCGGGAAAGTGAATATCCATCCTGAATTCTGGAAACAGATGCGCAGCTCACCCATCTGGTTTTTGGATATTCCCTTTGAAGAACGATTGGACCACCTGGTTGCCGAATACGGGGCTCTTGACCGGGAAAAAATGATCGAGGCCATTGGGCGGATCAGCAGCCGCTTGGGAGGGTTGGAGACAAAAAACGCGACCCGGTTTCTGCAGGAGGGTAATACGAAGGAAAGTTTCCGGATCTTATTGAAGTATTACGACAAGTGGTATCATAAGGGTTTGCACAACAGAGCGGGGCTGGAAACGTTATTACATACGGTTTTGTGTGAAAAAGTTTGTGCGGATAACACATTAAAAATCATTGATCTTTAG
- the asnS gene encoding asparagine--tRNA ligase, with product MFNIRVKIKDLLQTEPTGQAVTVMGWVRSFRNNQFIALNDGSTNTNLQVVAELGKFDEELLKRVTTSASLKVSGKLVPSLGKGQKMDLVAEEISILGDSDAEKYPLQLKNRPTLEYLREIAHLRFRTNTFGSVFRVRHSLAFAIHKFFNERGFVYMHTPIITASDAEGAGEMFRVTTLPLDNPPRNEDGSINFKEDFFEKSTNLTVSGQLEGELAATAFGEIYTFGPTFRAENSNTARHLAEFWMIEPEMAFYDLEDNMNLAESFIKYIIRYALDNNREDIEFLSQRLADEEKQLPQDKRSEMGLVEKLEFVLNNEFKRLRYTEAIEVLQNSNHNKKKKFQYPVTGWGMDLQSEHERYLVEKEFKRPVILYNYPKDIKAFYMRVNEDGKTVAAMDILAPGIGEIVGGSQREERLIVLENRMQEMHVPVDELNWYLDTRRFGTVPHAGFGLGFERMVQFVTGMTNIRDVIAFPRTPGSASF from the coding sequence ATGTTCAACATTCGGGTGAAAATTAAGGACTTGCTCCAAACAGAGCCCACAGGTCAGGCAGTTACCGTCATGGGATGGGTGCGGAGTTTTCGTAATAATCAGTTTATTGCCCTTAATGACGGATCCACCAACACCAATCTGCAGGTTGTGGCTGAATTGGGCAAGTTTGATGAGGAACTGTTAAAAAGGGTCACGACCTCTGCTTCGCTTAAGGTTTCGGGTAAACTGGTGCCCTCCCTGGGTAAGGGCCAGAAAATGGACCTTGTAGCCGAAGAAATCAGCATATTGGGCGATAGTGATGCGGAAAAATATCCCCTGCAATTAAAGAACAGGCCCACACTCGAATACCTCCGCGAAATTGCCCACCTGCGTTTTCGTACCAATACATTTGGTTCTGTGTTTCGTGTACGCCATTCATTAGCGTTCGCGATACACAAATTCTTTAACGAGCGTGGTTTTGTGTACATGCATACACCCATCATCACCGCGAGTGATGCGGAAGGTGCCGGTGAAATGTTTCGCGTGACTACCCTGCCGCTTGATAACCCTCCGCGTAACGAGGATGGTTCGATCAATTTTAAAGAGGACTTCTTTGAAAAATCAACCAACCTTACTGTAAGCGGACAATTGGAAGGGGAACTCGCTGCCACCGCTTTTGGGGAGATCTACACCTTTGGTCCCACCTTCCGCGCCGAAAACTCGAACACCGCACGTCACCTTGCCGAGTTCTGGATGATCGAACCGGAAATGGCCTTCTATGACCTGGAAGACAATATGAACCTGGCGGAATCATTTATCAAATACATCATCCGCTATGCGCTTGACAATAACCGTGAGGATATTGAATTCCTGTCGCAACGTTTGGCTGATGAAGAAAAACAATTGCCCCAGGATAAGCGGAGCGAAATGGGATTGGTGGAGAAACTCGAGTTTGTTCTCAACAATGAATTCAAACGTCTCAGGTATACCGAAGCCATCGAAGTATTGCAAAACAGCAACCACAATAAGAAAAAGAAATTTCAATACCCCGTTACCGGTTGGGGCATGGATCTCCAGAGCGAGCATGAACGCTATCTGGTAGAAAAAGAATTCAAACGCCCGGTTATATTATATAATTACCCCAAAGACATCAAGGCCTTTTACATGCGGGTCAACGAGGATGGCAAAACCGTTGCGGCCATGGATATCCTCGCACCTGGTATTGGTGAGATCGTGGGGGGCAGCCAGCGCGAGGAAAGACTCATCGTATTGGAAAACCGGATGCAGGAAATGCATGTTCCCGTGGATGAATTAAACTGGTACCTTGATACCCGTCGCTTTGGCACCGTGCCTCACGCAGGCTTTGGACTTGGGTTTGAAAGAATGGTACAGTTTGTTACGGGTATGACAAATATTCGGGATGTGATTGCTTTCCCACGAACTCCGGGAAGTGCTTCCTTTTGA
- the feoB gene encoding ferrous iron transport protein B, which produces MAGSHIHIGLVGNPNSGKSSLFNCLTGLNQKVGNFPGVTVEMKIGVGSLSGQMQAEFLDLPGSYSLYPKRGDEWVTYNVLLNDDHPERPDILVVIVDASSLKRNLLFASQIIDLKTPVVIALTMMDLARKKGIIVDVPGLERELGVPVIPINPRKNKGIPELKKVLEQTANEMYKAPARDFVPGAKWGGGTVEAIREKMPELSEYKALHLAINQGEIDIVDSKKQLVEESIRSIPFNKTKAQADEIMDRYARIKTIMQNTVVEPDPLQKNLFTDKLDNLLLHRRWGYIILLAVLFLLFQSVFWLAAWPMDWIEAGFAAVGSGLGNVLPETWWSDLLINGVVAGLSGILVFVPQIMILFGLITLLEDSGYMARISFLTDRLMRSVGLNGKSVMPMISGFACAVPAIMSARSIENKKERLLTILVTPLMSCSARLPVYTILIGLVIPSKLVLGFMSLHGLVMMGLYLLGLFLALIVSWVAKWFIHINEKSFFILELPTYRSPRWKNVVQTMINKAKVFVFDAGKIIMIISLILWFLSSYGPSKGMNQVEENYAARLAQPGADSSVLEREYNSDKLAHSYAGILGKGIEPVIKPLGYDWKIGIALITSFAAREVFVGTMATLYSVEDDSDRTLREKMKAARRPDGTEVYSLATGISLMIFYVFAMQCMSTLAVVKRETKSWKWPVIQLVYMTALAYVMAWVGYLIFS; this is translated from the coding sequence ATGGCAGGCTCCCATATACATATCGGCCTGGTCGGCAACCCCAACAGCGGAAAATCCTCGCTGTTCAACTGCCTCACGGGCCTCAACCAGAAGGTCGGCAATTTTCCCGGGGTCACCGTTGAGATGAAGATCGGTGTAGGCTCCCTTTCAGGTCAAATGCAAGCTGAATTCCTCGACCTTCCCGGTTCCTATAGCCTTTACCCCAAACGCGGCGATGAATGGGTCACCTATAATGTCCTGTTAAATGACGACCATCCCGAGCGACCAGATATCCTCGTGGTGATCGTAGATGCCTCGAGTCTCAAACGTAACCTCCTTTTTGCCTCGCAGATCATTGACCTCAAAACCCCTGTGGTGATCGCACTTACCATGATGGACCTGGCGCGGAAAAAAGGGATCATTGTGGATGTGCCGGGATTGGAACGTGAACTGGGTGTGCCGGTTATTCCCATCAACCCGAGAAAGAACAAAGGAATACCCGAACTAAAGAAAGTACTGGAGCAAACGGCCAATGAAATGTACAAAGCACCGGCCCGTGATTTTGTACCCGGCGCCAAATGGGGAGGCGGTACGGTAGAGGCCATCCGCGAAAAAATGCCCGAGCTGAGTGAGTACAAGGCCCTTCACCTGGCCATCAACCAGGGGGAGATCGATATAGTTGATTCAAAAAAACAACTTGTAGAAGAATCGATTCGTTCGATCCCTTTTAATAAAACCAAGGCACAGGCCGATGAGATCATGGACCGGTATGCCCGGATCAAGACCATCATGCAGAATACCGTGGTAGAACCCGATCCGCTGCAGAAAAACCTGTTTACCGATAAACTGGATAACCTGCTGCTTCACCGCCGCTGGGGATATATCATTCTCCTCGCAGTATTGTTCCTGTTGTTTCAAAGTGTGTTTTGGTTGGCCGCCTGGCCCATGGACTGGATCGAAGCGGGTTTTGCCGCAGTGGGCTCGGGATTAGGCAATGTATTGCCTGAAACCTGGTGGAGTGATCTGTTGATCAATGGCGTGGTCGCAGGATTAAGTGGGATACTTGTCTTTGTACCCCAGATCATGATCCTGTTTGGATTGATCACCCTTCTGGAAGACTCCGGCTATATGGCCCGTATCAGTTTTCTTACCGATCGTCTCATGCGGAGTGTGGGGTTGAATGGGAAAAGCGTAATGCCCATGATCTCGGGTTTTGCATGTGCGGTACCCGCCATCATGAGCGCCCGGAGTATTGAGAATAAAAAAGAACGCTTACTTACGATATTGGTCACCCCCCTGATGAGTTGCTCCGCACGATTGCCGGTGTACACCATTCTCATTGGGTTGGTCATTCCCTCCAAACTGGTATTGGGATTTATGAGTCTGCATGGATTGGTCATGATGGGGTTATACTTGTTAGGGCTCTTCCTCGCCCTCATCGTATCCTGGGTGGCCAAGTGGTTTATTCATATCAATGAAAAAAGCTTTTTCATTCTTGAGTTGCCCACCTATCGTTCTCCCCGGTGGAAGAATGTCGTGCAGACGATGATCAACAAGGCCAAAGTATTTGTGTTTGATGCCGGAAAGATCATCATGATCATCAGCCTGATCTTGTGGTTTTTGAGTTCCTATGGTCCCAGCAAGGGGATGAACCAGGTAGAAGAAAATTATGCGGCGCGTCTCGCCCAGCCCGGGGCTGACTCTTCCGTACTGGAACGTGAATACAATTCGGATAAGCTGGCGCATTCCTACGCCGGTATCCTGGGCAAAGGCATTGAGCCCGTCATCAAGCCATTGGGATATGATTGGAAAATTGGTATCGCGTTGATCACCTCCTTTGCCGCCCGCGAAGTATTTGTGGGGACCATGGCCACGTTGTATAGTGTGGAAGATGACAGCGACCGCACCTTGCGCGAAAAGATGAAAGCGGCCAGACGTCCCGATGGCACGGAGGTCTATTCCCTCGCAACCGGTATATCCCTAATGATCTTTTATGTCTTTGCCATGCAGTGTATGAGTACACTCGCGGTGGTGAAGCGCGAGACAAAAAGTTGGAAATGGCCGGTGATACAGTTGGTGTATATGACGGCGCTGGCCTATGTAATGGCGTGGGTGGGGTATCTTATTTTCTCCTGA
- a CDS encoding 4a-hydroxytetrahydrobiopterin dehydratase, whose translation MWKNENNKLYRRFQFADFSEAFAFMTRVAIEAEKMEHHPEWKNVWNTVEIWLSTHDAGDIVTEKDQELAKRIDLLFKK comes from the coding sequence ATGTGGAAAAACGAAAACAACAAACTCTACCGCCGCTTCCAGTTCGCTGACTTTAGCGAAGCCTTTGCCTTTATGACACGCGTGGCGATTGAAGCGGAAAAAATGGAACATCACCCCGAATGGAAGAATGTGTGGAATACTGTGGAAATATGGCTCAGTACACATGATGCCGGGGATATTGTTACCGAAAAGGATCAGGAGCTGGCAAAGCGGATAGATTTACTTTTCAAGAAATAA
- the rho gene encoding transcription termination factor Rho, whose translation MYDILQLNDMLVPELLDIAEQLKIPNAKKMEKQELIYKILDSQAITGSKAAPDDSDKPKQRKRIIKTSTALTTEEAEVDEPQPEAKPAPRKAAPRKEEKPILKKATKKKPEQEIVSEEQPETSDDSNNTDAEIPVISDQISADLAEAEAIIKSEMEGGFPEEPKGPVKSYPQRREQQFNIEFDGVILAEGVLEMMPDGYGFLRSSDYNYLSSPDDIYVSPSQIKLFGLKTGDTVTGAVRPPKEGEKYFALLKVDTINGRKPEEVRDRVPFDYLTPLFPFEKLNLFDSPTNYSTRIMDLFTPIGKGQRGLIVAQPKTGKTMLLKAVANAIAENHPECYLMVVLVDERPEEVTDMERSVRAEVIASTFDEPAEKHVKVSTIALQKAKRLVECGHDVVILLDSITRLARAHNTVAPASGKVLSGGVEANAMQKPKQFFGAARKIEHGGSLTIIATALVDTGSKMDEVIFEEFKGTGNMELQLDRRLANRRIYPAIDLTASSTRRDDLLLERDVLQRMNLLRVYLTDMNTEESMNELLKRMRGTKSNEEFLASMNG comes from the coding sequence ATGTACGACATCTTACAATTGAACGACATGCTCGTTCCAGAGCTGTTGGATATTGCCGAGCAGCTTAAGATCCCCAATGCGAAGAAGATGGAAAAACAGGAGCTTATCTACAAGATCCTCGACAGCCAGGCCATCACCGGTTCCAAAGCCGCCCCCGATGACAGCGACAAACCCAAGCAGCGCAAGCGTATCATCAAAACCAGCACGGCGCTGACCACTGAAGAAGCCGAGGTAGATGAACCCCAGCCCGAAGCCAAACCCGCTCCCCGCAAAGCCGCTCCGCGCAAAGAAGAAAAACCCATTCTGAAAAAAGCAACCAAGAAAAAACCTGAACAGGAAATCGTTTCAGAAGAACAACCCGAAACTTCCGATGATTCCAATAATACGGATGCAGAGATACCAGTGATCAGCGATCAGATTTCCGCTGACCTGGCCGAAGCAGAAGCCATCATCAAATCAGAAATGGAAGGCGGTTTCCCCGAAGAGCCCAAAGGCCCGGTGAAATCCTATCCCCAACGCCGCGAACAACAATTCAATATTGAATTTGATGGCGTGATCCTCGCCGAAGGCGTATTGGAAATGATGCCCGATGGCTATGGTTTCCTCCGCTCCTCCGACTACAACTATCTTTCCTCCCCCGATGATATTTATGTATCCCCTTCTCAGATCAAATTATTTGGTCTGAAAACAGGTGATACCGTTACCGGTGCGGTACGTCCCCCAAAAGAAGGCGAGAAATATTTCGCCCTGTTGAAAGTGGACACCATCAATGGCCGCAAACCGGAAGAGGTGCGCGACCGTGTACCCTTTGACTACCTGACCCCGCTTTTCCCCTTTGAAAAGTTGAACCTCTTTGATTCGCCCACGAATTATTCCACGCGGATCATGGACCTGTTCACCCCCATTGGTAAAGGGCAGCGTGGATTGATCGTGGCCCAACCCAAAACGGGTAAGACCATGCTCTTAAAAGCCGTGGCCAATGCCATTGCCGAAAACCATCCCGAGTGCTACCTGATGGTGGTATTGGTGGATGAGCGCCCGGAAGAGGTGACCGATATGGAACGCAGCGTACGCGCTGAAGTGATCGCGTCCACCTTTGATGAACCCGCCGAAAAACACGTTAAAGTTTCCACGATAGCCCTGCAAAAAGCCAAGCGGTTGGTAGAGTGCGGACATGATGTAGTGATCCTGCTGGATTCAATTACACGTCTCGCCCGTGCCCACAATACCGTAGCCCCCGCCAGTGGTAAAGTATTATCCGGTGGTGTGGAAGCGAATGCGATGCAGAAACCCAAACAATTCTTTGGGGCCGCGCGTAAGATCGAACATGGTGGTTCACTCACCATCATCGCCACCGCCCTGGTTGACACCGGTTCGAAAATGGACGAGGTGATCTTTGAAGAATTCAAGGGTACGGGTAACATGGAATTACAACTCGACCGTCGTCTCGCAAACAGACGTATCTATCCGGCTATTGACCTCACCGCCTCTTCTACGCGTCGTGATGATTTGTTGTTGGAGCGCGATGTGCTGCAGCGTATGAATTTACTGCGCGTGTATCTCACCGACATGAATACGGAAGAGTCAATGAATGAATTGCTGAAACGCATGCGTGGTACGAAGAGCAATGAGGAGTTTTTGGCGAGTATGAATGGATAG
- a CDS encoding IPExxxVDY family protein yields the protein MKFTLDNKDLSEEFFDGTRLLGIMCPMKDYQFAWQLNGLLGLDFRINTDIEIQLTKKKRNYFFSVYEFREPTGSLEHYIYNNQFDGEYLLPEFRNLDFLWLMKGDVVSDPYLAQVVNDIRSISGVQLVTELTQEKIRNKEHMVF from the coding sequence ATGAAGTTCACACTCGATAACAAAGACCTCTCCGAAGAATTCTTCGATGGCACACGCCTTCTCGGCATCATGTGCCCCATGAAGGATTATCAATTTGCCTGGCAACTCAATGGCCTGCTGGGGCTGGACTTCCGCATCAATACCGATATTGAGATACAACTCACTAAGAAAAAAAGAAACTATTTCTTCTCTGTTTACGAATTCCGCGAACCAACGGGTTCACTCGAGCATTATATCTACAACAATCAATTTGACGGGGAATACCTCTTACCCGAATTTCGTAACCTCGACTTTCTGTGGCTGATGAAGGGCGATGTGGTCAGCGATCCCTACCTCGCACAGGTCGTCAACGATATCCGCTCGATCAGCGGGGTTCAACTGGTGACGGAACTGACGCAGGAGAAAATTCGGAATAAGGAGCACATGGTGTTCTAG
- the selD gene encoding selenide, water dikinase SelD, whose protein sequence is METPIRLTQYSHGAGCGCKIAPAVLEEILKGNISLPDDPALLVGNSSKDDAAVYDLGNGTAIISTTDFFMPIVDDPVEFGRIAAANSISDIYAMGGKPLMAIAVLGWPINKLPAEVARQVIDGGRSICKEAGIPLAGGHSIDSPEPIFGLAVTGLLPIENLKRNDTAKEGDLLFLTKALGVGIMTTAQKRGQLNEDDRPALIQQLTTLNRVGEKLGTIKGVSAMTDVTGFGLLGHLIEMAEGSGLSAQISYQALPKLNNIGHYISQKIFPDAVTRNWSSYGSKVQFEKGVNVMEAFTLLPDPQTNGGLLIAVQPESVNEVMAVFSEFGLEGFGEPIGKLVGKGEKVVVVGV, encoded by the coding sequence ATGGAAACCCCCATCCGCCTCACACAATACTCCCACGGCGCAGGATGTGGCTGCAAGATAGCCCCCGCCGTTCTCGAAGAAATTCTCAAAGGAAATATCTCCCTCCCCGATGACCCCGCCCTGCTGGTAGGCAACAGCTCGAAAGACGATGCCGCCGTGTACGACCTGGGCAATGGCACGGCAATTATTTCCACCACCGATTTCTTTATGCCGATTGTAGATGACCCGGTTGAATTTGGCCGCATCGCCGCCGCCAATTCCATCAGCGATATCTACGCCATGGGTGGAAAACCTTTGATGGCGATCGCAGTGCTGGGCTGGCCGATCAATAAACTTCCGGCTGAAGTGGCCAGACAGGTCATTGATGGCGGACGCAGCATCTGCAAAGAAGCGGGTATCCCTCTGGCCGGTGGACATAGCATTGATTCACCCGAACCGATATTTGGTCTGGCGGTGACCGGCCTCCTCCCCATCGAAAACCTGAAACGCAACGATACCGCCAAAGAAGGCGACCTGCTCTTTTTAACCAAAGCACTGGGCGTGGGGATCATGACCACCGCGCAAAAAAGAGGACAACTGAACGAAGATGACCGGCCCGCGCTTATTCAACAACTCACCACGCTGAACCGTGTGGGCGAAAAACTCGGGACGATCAAAGGGGTGAGTGCCATGACGGATGTGACCGGCTTTGGATTGTTGGGCCACCTGATTGAAATGGCCGAAGGCAGCGGATTGAGTGCGCAGATCTCCTATCAGGCTTTGCCTAAACTGAATAATATCGGACACTATATTTCACAAAAAATATTCCCCGATGCGGTCACCCGCAACTGGAGCAGCTATGGAAGCAAGGTGCAGTTTGAAAAAGGGGTGAATGTAATGGAGGCCTTTACACTCTTACCCGATCCGCAGACCAATGGCGGGTTATTGATCGCCGTGCAGCCCGAAAGTGTCAATGAAGTGATGGCGGTGTTTAGTGAGTTTGGGTTGGAAGGGTTTGGCGAACCGATTGGGAAGTTGGTAGGGAAGGGGGAGAAGGTTGTGGTGGTGGGTGTTTGA